The Gossypium arboreum isolate Shixiya-1 chromosome 4, ASM2569848v2, whole genome shotgun sequence DNA segment TGATTGAAAATTTCAGGTAGACCCAAGGTATCTATCTATATTAGCTGAATGAGAAGTTTTtgtgtgattattgatatatcaATGTGGTAAAAATACtcgaattttgattaaatttagaATTATATTCATTTGTGTTACCTAGGTTTATAGCATGTTTACAAGAAGGGAAATTGAGTTGTAATCTTTTAAGTGAAGAAGTTCTAGTCACAACCCTTAGATTAACATAATTTTGATTTGGCTATTAGTTGTTGGTTCTTATACGAGACTGGAAAACTAACGTGTTGGATATATTCTTTAACAATGCATCATCAATTTCTTCTTCATTCCTTATGAGCCAGATTGCTTAAATTTTCTGGTCAACCCGCAAACCAACTAGCAAATAAGTTCATTTCACTAGATTGATTATTAGTATTAGAGGCTCCAGGTTTCCCCGGAAGAAGTTAATGGAAAATTCTCATTGGGATGAGCCATTTTGAGTTTTGGCAAACTGAAGTCGAAATCCTTCACGCTTACAGCACCAATTGTTGAGGTATTTTTCTCTCTTGTCCCCTCAAAGGATGGCGCTGACCTATTTATATGATGCGGGTACTATTCACTTACAAGATATATTGGGTAGGCTCCATGCATATAGACACGTATCCTATCTTAGACTTAACACATGTTTACATAGCCCCATGCGCGATCCCATGTGCGACCTTGTAGGGGACTGCAGTCCCCACCCTATGATCACACATCATCATGCAAACTCGACCTGTGGACACATTATGAGAACTCAATGGAATCAAGCCCGAATCCGACCCAAACCTATTCAGATTTGGACCAAAGATAACGGACATCATAACAAAACTCTTGAGATTTATTTATGTAATTGCTTTTGTTTTATGCAGCTTTCGATGGAGGCAGCAGTATCGACGCAAATATCCTGATGAATTCTTGGACATGTCTAAATCTAGGCAAGTTATAAATTTGATTCAGTTATATTAGGGGCACTTATTTATATGTTGAATCTTTCTTTCCAACTTAAGCGGTTACTGACTAAGCATAAAAGTTCTTTATATTATGCATAACAattacgaaaaaaaaaaaaaaaaaaggaaagcatTTGATTTATCCAAATGAATGATTTAGAGTCGTGATTCCTCTGGAGAGTTGATTGGAGTAAAACAATGTGTAGTAATTTAGGCTTAATTGTTTTCAATTGAAAAACAACAGCCTCAAAAGTAATGAAAGTCGTTCGTTTGGATACATTATGTATGTTATGCTCCTTCACCTTGCTTTGCACTTTCGATGATTATATGCATATGACTTCAGATTTGAACATTAAGAAAAAGGTGAAGTGCAACAAATATGATTTTAATTTTCAGCTAATGAAGTGAAATTATTGTATAACCAGGGGGAAAGGTGATTGCCAAATTGACTATGTTCCAGCTCCAAGGATCACTGAAGCTGACAAAATGAATGACAGAAAGTAAGTTGTAGATTTCATATTGCTCATTGGAACTTCATTACCAGGAGGCCGTTCTTTGTTTGAAAGAGATCGAATATGTGTTGTCAAGAACTAACAATCTTTGGGAATAACCGGCCTGAAATCTGCCTTAATAATATCTAGGAAGTTGAAAAAACGAATGACGGAAAGAAAGTGGTGCATTTTATATTGTTCAGTGTAACACTTTCACCGATGGGCTATTCTTTGTTTGATAGAGATCAGATATATGTCATGAGGAACTAACAGTGTATAGGAAGAAATGATCAGAATTGGATCTCAAAGTGCTTTTCTCTTCTAGTTAAAGTATCTGACACCTTATTTATACGTAAGAGTTATGTGAAGGAACAATAAACATCATTCTTAAGAAAAAAATTTcttcctctcggtggttgtgacTTGTGTGGGTAAAAAGTGAAGTTAGTACATTTGAGCGACTGTTAGTGGTTTAGTACAATATTCTGATTGCGAAAGCTCTGAACTTTATATTTGTCAAGGTTATTGCAGAGAGCACTTGATAGAAGATTGTATCTTCTTCTATATGGTAACAGTAATACAGCTCCTAGCGGGAAACCTGTGTGGCATTTTCCAGAAAAAGTTTATGATTCAGAGGAGACGTTGCACAAGTTAATGGTTTTTACCCGTCTTGCTTCCtattcttttttgttttatcaatatgatataaatatgaaatatttgCAGTGTGCAGAATCTGCCTTAGAATCCGTACTCGGAGACCTCTTTCACACTTACTTGATCGGAAATGCTCCCATGGAGCACATGGTTATACAGCAGATGGAGAATGTGCCTGAACCATTTAAGGTATTTCAAGCAAAGTGGTTGTATTATCTACTTATATTGATGTGATAATTGTCTTTGCTTAGTCTTTTTAATCAAATGTTAATCTTCTTTGGATAACATACATGCATTTCACTTTTTCCTACCCTAACGCTTTTTCTTTCTGTCAGCCATTTTTTTTTCGAGTCTCAAGTGGTTGATACCAACAAGTTCAATATCTGGAAGTGCGAGGAATTCGTTTGGGTGACCAAAGATGAACACTTGGAGTATTTTCCTGAACAAGCTGAATTTTTTCAGAAGATGATTATCAGTTGATGGCAAACGGCTCAATTCGGTTTCCAAGCCATACAAGTCTTTCGAATAACCCAAATTTGTGGTTTACTTGTAACTTTGCAGTAGTGAGTCTACATCAGAAGTTCAAGCTGAGACTAGAAAACCAAACATCCGAACGTGAGTCAATTAGGCGAAAGTAACGAAAAGCTCATTGGCTAAGGATAGATTGAATTGTCCAATACTTAATAGTTTCTTATGTTGCCGACTATTGATGCATGatcttgttttattttattacatattcCTCTCATCTCTGCTGCAATAATGGCTGCATGATCTACTATGTACGTGTgccttttaatatttattttgaaaatactttaagaattttaaattaaagtaaaaatggGGTTTTCATTTAATGTCTACAGGTCATTTGGAGAGCTATATTAATGTATAGTTGGATTTCATTTATTGCCATTTTTATGGATCTTATCACTTTTATAAAATGTAGATTAAATAAAAACAGCCAAGTGTTCAAGTAATCAAAAATAACTATTTCCTGaccttaaatatatataaataatagagTAAATGAAATCCATCTTATTTAACGTTTAAGATTAAATTTATCTTTACTCGTTAAAATTTATTAGTAAATAGTAAGTTTCTTCTATCGTACCTA contains these protein-coding regions:
- the LOC108459223 gene encoding 54S ribosomal protein L17, mitochondrial-like, giving the protein MALRKRTDVSAELEVKLSFRWRQQYRRKYPDEFLDMSKSRGKGDCQIDYVPAPRITEADKMNDRKLLQRALDRRLYLLLYGNSNTAPSGKPVWHFPEKVYDSEETLHKLMCAESALESVLGDLFHTYLIGNAPMEHMVIQQMENVPEPFKVFQAKWFHFFFESQVVDTNKFNIWKCEEFVWVTKDEHLEYFPEQAEFFQKMIIS